The following proteins come from a genomic window of Trinickia caryophylli:
- a CDS encoding amino acid ABC transporter permease, which produces MKLHFDLATVLQGDYGALFLRGIELTLAMAALAWALSLVVGILLTLIRLTNNRIATAFVATFVAYHRNVPMLVQILFWYFGISNILPDSLQTVLNHYNGQFIFAVIAIGLCSAAYLCEDIRSGLRAISYGQYEASRALGLNFLNGMRFVILPQALRNAIPPMVNHAVLLFKNTSLAMAIGAAELTYVTRQIENETFLSFESYFVATVVYLGLSLVIMLGGAKIAMHYRIPGVK; this is translated from the coding sequence ATGAAACTTCATTTTGATCTGGCGACAGTGCTGCAAGGTGACTACGGCGCGCTGTTCCTTCGCGGGATCGAGCTCACGCTCGCAATGGCCGCGTTGGCGTGGGCGCTCTCGCTGGTGGTGGGCATTCTTCTCACGCTGATCCGCCTGACCAACAATCGTATCGCCACGGCCTTCGTCGCGACGTTCGTCGCCTACCATCGCAATGTGCCGATGCTGGTTCAGATCCTGTTCTGGTACTTCGGCATTTCGAACATCTTGCCGGACTCGCTGCAAACGGTGCTGAACCACTACAACGGTCAGTTCATCTTCGCGGTGATCGCGATCGGTTTGTGCAGTGCGGCTTATCTCTGCGAAGACATTCGCAGCGGGCTGCGCGCGATTTCCTACGGTCAGTACGAAGCCTCGCGCGCGTTGGGTCTGAACTTCCTGAACGGCATGCGCTTCGTGATTCTGCCGCAAGCGCTGCGCAACGCGATTCCGCCGATGGTCAATCACGCGGTCCTGCTGTTCAAGAACACGAGTCTCGCCATGGCGATCGGCGCCGCGGAGTTGACGTATGTGACACGGCAGATAGAGAACGAAACCTTCCTGTCGTTCGAATCGTATTTCGTCGCTACCGTGGTGTATCTCGGTTTGTCGCTCGTCATCATGCTGGGCGGCGCGAAAATCGCAATGCACTACCGCATTCCGGGAGTGAAGTGA
- the accC gene encoding acetyl-CoA carboxylase biotin carboxylase subunit, protein MFNKVLIANRGEIALRIQRACRELGLQTVAVHSEADADARYVRLADEALCIGPASPGQSYLNRTAILFAAHVSGAQAIHPGYGFLSENADFASQVEAAGMAFIGPEPASIRTMGDKVAAKRAMRAAGVPCVPGPDGGLPDDPTDILRVAEEIGYPVIVKAAGGGGGRGMRVVPGPERLLEAVSVTREEARRAFGKPELYVEKFLEHPRHVEIQVLCDTHGNALWLGSRDCSLQRRHQKVLEEAPAPGIDPELIRQVGERCVEACRQTKYRGAGTFEFLFENDQFFFIEMNTRLQVEHPVTEMTSGIDIVREQIRIAQGHALTIRQSDIRTQGHALECRINAEDPFTFVPCPGKISVWEVPGGNGVRVDSHMSGGAVVPPYYDSLIAKVITHGATRDEALARMRLALSEMRVEGIRTNVPLHQAMLEDEGFAAGGVDIHHLERWLARRKQT, encoded by the coding sequence ATGTTCAATAAAGTACTGATCGCCAACCGCGGCGAGATCGCGCTTCGAATCCAGCGCGCCTGCCGCGAACTGGGTCTGCAAACCGTCGCCGTGCATTCGGAGGCCGACGCCGACGCTCGCTACGTGCGTCTCGCCGACGAGGCGCTGTGCATCGGCCCTGCGTCGCCGGGGCAAAGTTATCTGAACCGGACCGCGATCCTGTTCGCTGCGCACGTGAGCGGCGCGCAAGCGATTCATCCGGGTTACGGTTTCCTGTCGGAGAACGCGGATTTCGCATCGCAGGTCGAGGCTGCCGGCATGGCCTTCATCGGCCCTGAACCCGCTTCGATTCGCACCATGGGCGACAAGGTCGCGGCCAAGCGCGCCATGCGCGCGGCGGGCGTACCTTGCGTGCCAGGCCCGGACGGCGGCTTGCCCGACGACCCCACCGACATCCTGCGCGTCGCCGAAGAAATCGGCTATCCGGTGATCGTCAAGGCAGCGGGCGGCGGCGGCGGACGCGGCATGCGCGTCGTGCCCGGTCCCGAACGGTTGCTCGAAGCGGTCTCGGTGACGCGTGAAGAAGCGCGCCGCGCCTTCGGCAAGCCCGAACTCTACGTCGAGAAGTTTCTCGAGCATCCGCGCCACGTCGAAATACAGGTCTTGTGCGATACGCACGGCAATGCGCTGTGGCTGGGTTCGCGCGACTGCTCGCTGCAACGGCGTCATCAGAAGGTATTGGAAGAAGCGCCCGCGCCCGGCATCGATCCGGAACTGATCCGGCAGGTAGGCGAGCGTTGCGTAGAGGCGTGCCGGCAAACGAAATACCGCGGCGCCGGCACCTTCGAATTCCTGTTCGAGAACGATCAGTTCTTCTTCATCGAAATGAATACGCGCTTGCAGGTCGAGCATCCCGTGACGGAAATGACCTCGGGCATCGACATCGTGCGGGAACAGATTCGCATCGCGCAGGGGCACGCATTGACGATTCGTCAATCGGACATTCGCACGCAAGGGCACGCACTGGAATGCCGGATCAATGCCGAAGACCCCTTCACCTTCGTGCCGTGTCCGGGCAAGATTTCCGTGTGGGAAGTGCCGGGCGGCAACGGCGTACGGGTGGACTCGCATATGAGCGGCGGCGCTGTCGTGCCGCCTTATTACGACTCGCTGATCGCCAAGGTGATCACGCACGGCGCAACCCGTGACGAGGCACTGGCGCGCATGCGCCTCGCGCTCTCGGAGATGCGCGTCGAAGGCATTCGCACCAACGTGCCGTTGCATCAGGCCATGCTCGAAGACGAAGGATTCGCCGCAGGCGGGGTCGACATTCATCATCTGGAGCGCTGGCTCGCCAGGAGGAAACAGACATGA
- a CDS encoding 2-hydroxyacid dehydrogenase, with amino-acid sequence MRASVLVTRASFPDIVDRLRANFDVTDNPEDTIWTQQELIARLQGKVGAMTAGSDRIDATLLDACPQLKAVCNIGVGYNNVDVEACTARGVLVTNTPDVLTGTTADFGFALMMATARRITESERFLRAGEWTKTGRYDMFVGGDVHGSTLGILGMGRIGQAIARRGAFGFDMRVIYHNRSQLTPEVEANCKARYVDKETLLRESDHLIVVVPYSASSHHAIGAAELKQMKSSATLTNIARGGVVDDAALAVALHEGSIAAAGLDVFECEPVVCPALLAQKNVVLTPHIGSASVSTRRAMASLCADNLIAALGVGASAGKPPTPVNPQVLARPSAAA; translated from the coding sequence ATGCGTGCATCGGTACTAGTTACCCGTGCGTCATTTCCGGATATCGTCGATCGCCTGCGCGCGAACTTCGACGTGACCGACAACCCGGAAGATACGATCTGGACGCAGCAGGAACTGATCGCCCGGTTGCAGGGCAAAGTGGGCGCCATGACCGCGGGCAGCGACCGGATCGACGCCACCTTGCTCGACGCCTGCCCGCAACTCAAGGCGGTGTGCAATATCGGCGTCGGCTACAACAACGTAGACGTGGAAGCCTGCACGGCGCGCGGCGTGCTGGTGACGAATACGCCCGACGTGCTCACCGGCACCACCGCCGACTTCGGCTTCGCGCTGATGATGGCAACGGCGCGGCGCATCACCGAGTCGGAACGCTTCCTGCGCGCCGGCGAATGGACCAAGACCGGGCGCTACGACATGTTCGTCGGGGGCGACGTGCATGGATCGACGCTCGGCATTCTCGGCATGGGCCGCATCGGCCAGGCCATCGCACGACGCGGCGCATTCGGTTTCGACATGCGCGTGATCTATCACAACCGTTCCCAACTGACTCCCGAGGTCGAAGCGAACTGCAAGGCCCGCTACGTCGACAAGGAGACGCTGCTGCGCGAGTCCGATCACCTGATCGTGGTGGTGCCGTATTCGGCCAGCTCGCATCATGCGATCGGCGCGGCGGAACTCAAGCAGATGAAGTCGTCAGCCACGCTGACCAATATCGCTCGCGGCGGCGTAGTGGACGATGCGGCTCTGGCCGTGGCGCTTCACGAAGGCAGCATCGCGGCGGCCGGTCTGGACGTATTCGAATGCGAGCCGGTGGTCTGTCCAGCGCTGCTCGCGCAAAAGAACGTGGTGCTGACGCCGCACATCGGCAGCGCGTCCGTCAGCACGCGGCGCGCGATGGCCTCGCTTTGCGCAGACAATTTGATCGCCGCGCTGGGTGTCGGCGCCTCGGCCGGCAAGCCGCCGACGCCAGTGAATCCGCAAGTGCTGGCTCGCCCAAGCGCGGCTGCCTGA
- a CDS encoding aspartate transaminase: MSASRIAARVQRIKPSPSSAAADRAAELRRQGKTIVNLVVGEPDFDTPAHIRQAAFEAMERGETRYTQTAGTPALRAAIAAKLQRENGLSYDPKHIIVTCGAKHAIFNALAVTVEAGDEVLIPAPYWVSYPDMALACDGVPVVVPCTEADSFKLTPPTLEAAITPRTRWLIINSPTNPTGATYTADELRALADVLLRHPQVLVMMDDIYEHIRFEGEASQHLLSIEPELSSRTLLVNGVSKTYAMTGWRIGYAAGPADLIGAMDTLQSQSTSNASSISQAAALAALTGDQSFVQQSVRTYRERRDHALEALNAIPGISCKTPGGAFYLYVNCSGMIGRTTPQGKRLEGDVDVVLYLLEQAGVALVAGSAYGVSPFFRMSIATSIEIIEEGCRKIAAAVAALN, from the coding sequence GTGAGTGCATCGCGCATCGCCGCCCGCGTCCAGCGAATCAAGCCTTCGCCGAGCAGCGCCGCGGCCGACCGCGCCGCGGAACTGCGGCGGCAGGGCAAGACCATCGTCAACCTCGTGGTCGGCGAACCCGACTTCGACACGCCGGCGCACATTCGCCAGGCCGCTTTCGAAGCGATGGAGCGTGGCGAGACACGCTATACGCAAACGGCCGGCACGCCCGCGCTGCGCGCCGCCATCGCCGCGAAGCTGCAACGCGAGAACGGGCTTTCATACGATCCGAAGCACATCATCGTGACGTGCGGCGCAAAGCACGCGATCTTCAACGCGCTCGCCGTGACCGTGGAAGCCGGCGACGAAGTCCTGATTCCCGCGCCGTACTGGGTGTCGTACCCGGACATGGCGCTCGCCTGCGACGGCGTGCCGGTCGTCGTGCCGTGCACCGAGGCCGACAGTTTCAAGCTCACACCCCCCACCCTCGAAGCGGCGATCACGCCGCGCACGCGCTGGCTGATCATCAATTCGCCGACCAACCCCACTGGCGCGACCTACACCGCCGACGAACTGCGCGCGTTAGCGGACGTGCTGCTGCGTCATCCGCAAGTGCTGGTGATGATGGACGACATCTACGAGCACATCCGCTTCGAAGGCGAGGCGTCGCAGCATCTGCTGTCGATCGAACCCGAACTCAGTTCGCGCACTCTGCTCGTCAACGGCGTCTCCAAGACTTACGCGATGACCGGCTGGCGCATCGGCTACGCCGCCGGCCCCGCCGATCTGATCGGCGCGATGGACACGCTGCAGTCGCAATCCACCAGCAACGCCAGCTCGATCAGCCAGGCCGCGGCGCTCGCCGCGCTGACCGGCGACCAGAGCTTCGTGCAGCAATCCGTGCGGACCTATCGCGAACGGCGCGACCACGCGCTCGAAGCGCTCAACGCGATTCCCGGCATCAGTTGCAAGACGCCCGGCGGCGCCTTCTATCTGTATGTGAACTGCAGCGGCATGATCGGCCGCACCACGCCCCAGGGCAAGCGCCTCGAAGGCGACGTCGACGTGGTGCTGTATCTGCTGGAGCAAGCGGGCGTCGCACTGGTTGCAGGATCGGCTTATGGCGTCTCTCCTTTCTTCCGGATGTCGATCGCCACGAGCATCGAGATCATCGAAGAAGGCTGCAGGAAGATCGCTGCCGCCGTCGCCGCTTTGAACTGA
- a CDS encoding SDR family oxidoreductase, whose translation MPFSDYKTALVTGASTGMGAAIVERFRREGLEVHALARNADRLNELAERTGCIAHAIDVRDLEALTKLTQEVPFDIVVNNAGVSTKGSILDAGADDIDLQVEVNLQAVLHLVRLTMPGMVERDRGHIVNISSIAGIYTFNGNSIYSATKAGIHALSRQLRVDATGRRVRVTEICPGRVATDIFGHVHGDIEEARKKFIDGFELPLPSDIADAIAFAIAAPLAVNISNMEILPTLQVPGGLTTIKRDPAGNDA comes from the coding sequence ATGCCGTTTTCAGACTATAAGACCGCGCTGGTTACGGGCGCTTCGACAGGGATGGGTGCTGCGATCGTCGAGCGCTTCCGCCGTGAAGGACTCGAAGTGCATGCGCTTGCCCGCAACGCCGATCGTCTGAATGAGCTGGCGGAACGCACCGGTTGCATTGCGCACGCGATCGACGTGCGCGATCTGGAAGCGCTGACGAAACTCACGCAGGAAGTGCCGTTCGATATCGTCGTGAACAATGCGGGCGTATCGACCAAGGGTTCGATTCTGGATGCCGGCGCCGACGATATCGACTTGCAGGTGGAAGTGAATCTGCAAGCGGTTCTGCATCTCGTGCGCCTTACCATGCCCGGCATGGTCGAGCGGGATCGCGGCCATATCGTCAACATCAGCTCGATCGCGGGCATCTATACCTTCAACGGCAACTCCATTTATAGCGCCACGAAGGCAGGTATTCACGCGCTGTCGCGCCAGTTGCGCGTCGATGCGACCGGCAGGCGCGTGCGTGTGACGGAGATCTGCCCGGGCCGTGTCGCTACCGATATCTTCGGCCACGTGCATGGCGATATCGAAGAAGCGCGTAAGAAGTTCATCGACGGCTTCGAACTGCCGCTGCCTTCCGATATCGCCGATGCCATCGCCTTCGCGATCGCCGCGCCGTTGGCGGTCAACATCAGCAATATGGAAATCCTGCCCACGCTGCAGGTTCCGGGTGGGCTGACCACGATCAAACGCGATCCGGCTGGCAACGACGCTTAA
- a CDS encoding LamB/YcsF family protein, with translation MEIDLNADLGEGFGPYTMGEDEAMLDIVSSANVACGYHAGDPVIMDKTVRMALARQIDVGAHVGFPDLMGFGRRQIQADPLELANYVVYQMGALAGIAKAAGHRVTHMSFHGALGNMAAASYELAEPLVRAVAEFDRDVIISVSTNTKIERAADRIGVRTANTFLADRAYDDQGALVSRKLEGAVIKDRAAVLARVKALLEEGSITTITGNKLKMPVQSILLHGDTPGAVDLARTVRGVIESAGGRVVPVSKLMR, from the coding sequence GTGGAAATCGATCTGAACGCGGACCTTGGTGAAGGCTTTGGACCGTACACCATGGGCGAGGACGAAGCGATGCTCGATATCGTGTCGTCGGCCAACGTCGCGTGCGGCTATCATGCGGGCGACCCCGTGATCATGGACAAGACCGTGCGGATGGCGTTGGCGCGCCAGATCGACGTCGGCGCGCACGTGGGCTTCCCCGATCTGATGGGTTTCGGCCGCCGGCAGATTCAGGCCGATCCGCTGGAACTGGCGAACTATGTGGTGTATCAGATGGGCGCGCTCGCCGGCATTGCAAAAGCGGCGGGGCATCGCGTCACGCACATGAGCTTTCACGGCGCGTTGGGCAACATGGCCGCGGCGTCGTATGAACTGGCCGAGCCGCTGGTGCGGGCGGTTGCCGAGTTCGACCGCGATGTGATCATCAGCGTCTCGACGAACACGAAGATCGAGCGAGCCGCGGATCGCATCGGCGTTCGCACGGCCAATACGTTTCTCGCCGACCGCGCCTACGACGATCAGGGTGCGCTGGTGTCGCGTAAGCTCGAAGGCGCGGTCATCAAGGACCGCGCGGCCGTGCTGGCGCGTGTCAAGGCGTTGCTCGAAGAGGGCAGTATCACGACGATTACCGGCAACAAGCTCAAGATGCCGGTCCAATCGATCCTGCTGCATGGCGACACGCCGGGCGCCGTCGACCTCGCGCGCACGGTGCGCGGCGTGATCGAATCGGCGGGCGGCCGGGTGGTGCCGGTGTCGAAGCTCATGCGCTAG
- the nac gene encoding nitrogen assimilation transcriptional regulator NAC, producing MNLRRLKYFVKIVDIGSLTQAAEVLHIAQPALSQQLITLEDEFQQQLLVRTKRGVTATEAGATLYRHAQLILRQYEQAQADVKSAGQTLSGQVSVGLAPGTGASALSLPLLRTVRARHPDILLYINENFGTTLSELIMNGRMDMAVLYGDKPVHGLSFQLLMNEELFLVAPRSMGITQEQIGVTELRDVPLLLPRPYNYLRKYVDEGFARVQMIPKVVAEIESASTLSAAVSAGIGATILPDSTARVVAAAGDIVQCRIVSPVIKIPLSVCLSDHLPLSEPAAAVKDILLELAGDLALDVRFEPGAATADTADT from the coding sequence GTGAACCTGCGGCGCTTGAAGTACTTCGTGAAGATCGTCGATATCGGCAGCCTGACTCAGGCCGCCGAAGTGCTTCATATCGCCCAGCCGGCGCTGAGCCAGCAGCTGATTACGCTCGAAGACGAGTTCCAGCAGCAACTGCTGGTGCGCACGAAACGGGGCGTCACCGCCACTGAGGCAGGGGCGACGTTGTATCGCCACGCGCAGCTGATCCTGCGTCAGTACGAACAGGCGCAGGCCGACGTAAAAAGCGCGGGCCAGACGCTCTCGGGCCAGGTCTCGGTGGGGCTCGCGCCCGGCACCGGGGCATCGGCGCTGTCGTTGCCGTTGCTGCGCACCGTGCGCGCGCGGCATCCGGACATCCTGCTGTACATCAACGAGAACTTCGGCACGACGCTGAGCGAACTGATCATGAACGGCCGCATGGACATGGCCGTGCTGTATGGCGACAAGCCCGTGCACGGCCTGTCGTTCCAGCTTCTGATGAACGAGGAATTGTTCCTTGTCGCGCCGCGCAGCATGGGCATCACGCAGGAGCAGATCGGCGTGACCGAATTGCGCGACGTGCCTTTGCTGCTGCCGCGTCCGTACAACTATCTGCGCAAATATGTCGACGAAGGCTTCGCGCGCGTGCAGATGATCCCGAAAGTGGTGGCCGAAATCGAATCCGCGTCGACGCTCTCGGCGGCGGTAAGCGCGGGTATCGGCGCGACGATCCTGCCCGATTCCACCGCGCGCGTGGTCGCGGCAGCGGGCGATATCGTGCAGTGCCGGATCGTTTCGCCTGTCATCAAGATTCCGCTTTCGGTCTGTCTGTCCGACCATCTGCCGCTTTCCGAGCCCGCCGCGGCGGTCAAGGACATCCTGCTGGAACTGGCGGGCGATCTCGCGCTCGACGTGCGCTTCGAGCCCGGCGCCGCTACCGCCGATACCGCCGATACATAA
- a CDS encoding acetyl-CoA carboxylase biotin carboxyl carrier protein has translation MTQNNEVDIGELRQITSWLAAVGVEFIEISKPGTRVRLTLEQPECAADASATEQNVAPAVSAAANASVSRNSAQPQTVNVSASSAGIFLTMHPARSTPLVEAGAQVKPGDIVGLLQIAQLCVPVTAPIDGVVTRTLAAHGTTVGYGTPLLELSPAA, from the coding sequence ATGACCCAAAATAACGAAGTGGATATCGGCGAGCTTCGGCAGATCACGTCGTGGCTGGCAGCGGTCGGTGTCGAGTTCATCGAAATCAGCAAACCCGGGACGAGGGTTCGTTTGACGCTGGAGCAGCCCGAGTGTGCGGCCGATGCAAGCGCGACGGAGCAAAACGTCGCCCCCGCGGTTTCAGCTGCGGCAAACGCGAGCGTGTCGAGGAACAGCGCGCAGCCGCAAACCGTCAACGTGAGCGCCAGTTCCGCCGGCATCTTTCTGACGATGCATCCGGCGCGCTCGACGCCCCTGGTCGAAGCGGGTGCTCAGGTGAAACCGGGCGACATCGTAGGCTTGCTGCAGATTGCGCAGTTGTGCGTTCCGGTGACCGCGCCGATTGACGGCGTGGTGACGCGCACGCTTGCCGCGCACGGAACGACGGTCGGGTATGGAACCCCCTTGCTCGAGCTCTCGCCCGCGGCGTAG
- the pxpB gene encoding 5-oxoprolinase subunit PxpB, with protein MKQDESEQLLRISMLGTTAMLFEAPGALDLHAQRRIWALAREVETWPCVREAVPGVTNLMLTFFTPPADLDSLDAALRDAWAAAGELQIDGRVVELPVEYGGEFGPHLQDVVNHTGLSVDEVVQLHCAPLYTVYALGSHPGYCYLGGMDPRIATPRRKVPVLGLPGGAVSIGGVQTGVSASAGPSGWNTIGHTSMSFFDPARENPATLAPGDMIRFRVERIVP; from the coding sequence ATGAAACAGGACGAATCGGAGCAGCTGCTTCGCATCAGCATGCTGGGCACCACCGCGATGCTGTTCGAAGCACCGGGCGCACTCGATCTGCATGCGCAGCGCCGCATCTGGGCGCTCGCGCGCGAGGTCGAAACATGGCCGTGCGTACGTGAAGCGGTGCCCGGCGTGACCAATCTGATGCTGACGTTTTTCACGCCGCCGGCGGACCTGGATTCGCTCGACGCCGCATTGCGCGACGCATGGGCCGCGGCCGGCGAGTTGCAGATCGACGGACGGGTCGTGGAATTGCCGGTGGAGTACGGCGGCGAGTTCGGGCCGCATCTGCAGGACGTAGTGAATCACACAGGGCTATCCGTCGATGAAGTCGTGCAACTGCACTGCGCGCCGCTCTATACCGTCTATGCGCTCGGCAGCCATCCAGGTTATTGCTATCTCGGCGGCATGGATCCGCGTATCGCCACGCCGCGCCGCAAGGTGCCGGTGCTGGGCTTGCCCGGCGGCGCGGTGTCGATCGGCGGTGTGCAGACGGGTGTGTCGGCATCCGCGGGACCGAGCGGCTGGAACACCATCGGCCATACGTCGATGTCGTTCTTCGACCCGGCGCGCGAGAATCCCGCGACGCTCGCACCCGGCGACATGATCCGGTTTCGCGTCGAGAGGATTGTTCCATGA
- the accB gene encoding acetyl-CoA carboxylase biotin carboxyl carrier protein — translation MDLQKIKALIDLLAESPLAKLEVIEGEERVKLVRAKRRARQAEAPAGEQAAAAAFASSVQGMQTPPAASAQSTDADTGVPREIPAASATSATAKEPRLVRAPMFGVVHLTPAPGEAPFVNAGDTIEEGQVLCTIEAMKMFNAIESEFNGAVLEILVTPGSEVESGQPLFRIG, via the coding sequence ATGGATCTCCAGAAGATTAAGGCGCTTATCGACCTGCTGGCGGAATCGCCGCTTGCCAAGCTCGAAGTCATCGAGGGCGAGGAAAGGGTCAAGCTCGTGAGGGCCAAACGGCGCGCCAGGCAGGCCGAGGCGCCAGCGGGCGAGCAAGCTGCGGCCGCGGCGTTTGCCAGCAGCGTGCAAGGTATGCAAACGCCGCCTGCGGCATCCGCTCAATCAACCGACGCCGACACCGGCGTACCGCGCGAAATCCCCGCAGCGTCCGCCACTTCCGCAACCGCGAAAGAACCGCGACTCGTTCGCGCGCCGATGTTCGGCGTCGTGCATCTGACACCCGCACCAGGCGAGGCGCCCTTCGTGAATGCCGGCGACACGATCGAAGAAGGGCAAGTGCTCTGCACGATCGAAGCGATGAAAATGTTCAACGCGATCGAGTCCGAGTTCAACGGCGCTGTTCTGGAGATTCTCGTGACGCCGGGCAGCGAGGTCGAATCCGGCCAGCCGCTGTTCCGGATCGGCTGA
- a CDS encoding 5-oxoprolinase subunit C family protein encodes MIEILSSSALATVQDQGREGYLRYGVGTAGAMDRLALAVGNLLLGNPDDAAGIEIPMFPFRIRFLEDLAFAITGADCAARLGERPVLPWWTVQAKQGDVLTIGVPSSGTRCYLSLAGGVDVPVVLGSRSTQLRGQFGGYNGRQLQKGDVLKAVDPAERAVSKEAVHAAGFGTVPPEYSLPAPLSVPAAEPGETAVRVLPAAEYDSYEPQSLEAFWRDGWKVTPQSDRYGYRLAGPSLVATHAIEKRSHGIVPGVIQVPHSGQPIIQLRDAQPSGGYPKIGTVIEADLWRLAQARIGTKIRFVQTTYPEAVAALDELNAYLVKVRNLVELFRPSRH; translated from the coding sequence ATGATCGAGATACTGTCTTCGTCAGCGCTCGCGACCGTGCAGGACCAGGGGCGCGAAGGTTATCTGCGCTACGGCGTCGGCACGGCCGGCGCGATGGACCGGCTCGCGCTCGCGGTCGGCAACCTGTTGCTCGGCAATCCGGACGACGCGGCCGGCATCGAGATTCCGATGTTCCCGTTTCGCATCCGCTTCCTCGAAGACCTTGCCTTCGCGATTACCGGCGCCGATTGCGCGGCGCGCCTAGGCGAGCGGCCGGTGTTGCCGTGGTGGACGGTGCAGGCCAAACAGGGGGACGTGCTGACTATCGGCGTGCCTTCCAGCGGTACGCGTTGCTACCTCTCGCTTGCAGGCGGCGTGGACGTGCCGGTGGTGCTCGGCTCGCGCAGCACGCAGCTGCGCGGTCAGTTCGGCGGCTACAACGGCCGTCAACTGCAGAAAGGCGATGTGCTGAAAGCAGTGGACCCGGCCGAGCGCGCAGTGTCGAAAGAGGCAGTGCACGCCGCGGGATTCGGCACCGTGCCGCCCGAGTACTCGTTGCCGGCGCCGTTGTCCGTTCCCGCCGCCGAGCCGGGCGAAACCGCGGTCCGCGTGCTGCCCGCCGCCGAGTACGATTCCTATGAGCCGCAATCACTGGAAGCGTTCTGGCGCGATGGCTGGAAAGTGACGCCGCAGAGCGATCGCTACGGGTATCGCCTCGCCGGTCCGTCGTTGGTCGCGACGCATGCGATCGAGAAACGCTCGCACGGGATTGTGCCTGGCGTGATCCAGGTGCCGCATAGCGGACAGCCGATCATTCAATTGCGGGATGCACAGCCCTCGGGTGGCTATCCGAAGATCGGCACGGTGATCGAAGCAGATTTGTGGCGGCTCGCGCAGGCGCGCATCGGTACGAAGATTCGCTTCGTTCAGACGACCTATCCGGAAGCCGTCGCGGCACTGGACGAACTGAACGCCTATCTCGTCAAGGTGCGCAATCTCGTTGAGCTCTTTCGTCCTTCCCGACACTGA
- a CDS encoding amino acid ABC transporter permease, with the protein MFDILRDNWTLLLIGQYPHGPLGGIVLTILLSLSALVIAFPLGILVALARISPLRFLRAPATGLVYMVRGIPLLMVIFWVYFLVPVLTGYPVTGFVTMLCALVIYDSAYLGEIIRAGIEGLPKGQAEASRALGMSYMKTMRAVILPQALYNVVPSMVTQFVSTIKETSLGYIINVQEISFAADQINNRLLTKPFPVYLILALSYFALCYALTQLAQYLERRVTRKRAGVVAKTRKADAVALADPLPTEN; encoded by the coding sequence ATGTTCGACATCCTGCGCGACAACTGGACGCTGCTGCTCATCGGGCAGTATCCGCATGGGCCGCTAGGCGGCATCGTGCTGACGATACTGTTGTCGCTGTCGGCACTCGTGATTGCCTTTCCCCTGGGGATTCTGGTCGCCCTGGCGCGGATCAGCCCGCTCCGCTTTCTGCGGGCGCCGGCCACCGGACTCGTCTACATGGTGCGCGGCATTCCGCTGCTGATGGTGATCTTCTGGGTGTACTTTCTCGTGCCCGTGCTGACCGGTTATCCGGTCACCGGATTCGTCACGATGCTGTGCGCGCTGGTGATCTACGACTCCGCGTATCTCGGCGAGATCATCCGTGCGGGCATCGAGGGATTGCCGAAAGGGCAGGCCGAAGCGTCGCGTGCGCTCGGCATGAGCTACATGAAGACCATGCGCGCGGTGATCCTGCCGCAAGCGCTCTACAACGTGGTGCCGAGCATGGTCACGCAGTTCGTGTCGACCATCAAGGAGACGTCGCTCGGCTACATCATCAACGTGCAGGAGATCTCCTTCGCGGCGGATCAGATTAACAACCGGCTGCTGACGAAGCCGTTTCCGGTGTACCTGATTCTCGCCTTGAGCTACTTCGCCCTCTGTTATGCGCTGACGCAGTTGGCGCAGTACCTGGAGCGGCGCGTGACCCGCAAGCGTGCCGGTGTCGTGGCGAAGACCCGCAAGGCTGACGCTGTCGCGCTGGCCGATCCGCTGCCCACCGAGAACTAG